From a single Candidatus Thorarchaeota archaeon genomic region:
- the engB gene encoding GTP-binding protein EngB: MHRQDSSGIEEEEEKPLVVFAGRSNVGKSSLIRLLTGKKVRVGKKPGSTTWEIPIDMGPVVFIDIPGFGFMAKRSKSEIEEMKTTIVKKLESWSDRLVLAVLILDVSLFREIAERWESRGEIPIDIEFYTFLSEISPQVIVVGNKIDKVKKREQQRTIEYVTQRLGEEVPDRPLNLVITSATKREGISDLKYRVEEALKRKGIGKLPW; encoded by the coding sequence ATGCACAGACAAGACAGTTCTGGGATTGAAGAAGAAGAAGAGAAGCCACTTGTGGTGTTCGCTGGTAGAAGCAATGTGGGTAAAAGTAGTCTTATCCGGTTGCTCACGGGGAAAAAAGTGCGAGTAGGCAAGAAACCGGGAAGCACTACATGGGAGATCCCAATCGATATGGGGCCAGTCGTATTCATTGACATCCCAGGTTTTGGCTTCATGGCCAAACGCAGTAAATCAGAAATCGAGGAGATGAAGACAACTATTGTAAAAAAACTTGAATCATGGAGCGATCGGTTAGTACTCGCTGTACTCATTTTAGATGTGTCCCTGTTTCGGGAGATTGCCGAACGCTGGGAGAGCAGAGGGGAGATTCCAATCGATATTGAATTCTACACATTTCTCAGCGAGATATCGCCACAGGTCATAGTTGTAGGAAATAAGATAGACAAGGTAAAGAAACGAGAACAACAGAGAACAATCGAGTATGTGACTCAACGATTAGGAGAGGAAGTCCCTGATAGGCCACTTAATCTTGTGATCACATCTGCTACAAAGAGAGAGGGCATATCAGACTTGAAGTACAGAGTTGAAGAGGCACTAAAAAGAAAGGGCATTGGGAAACTACCATGGTAG
- a CDS encoding DEAD/DEAH box helicase: protein MDVFASLDSRISQFLSHQGITSPTDIQQKAIPSILDTDENLLLLAPTGTGKTEAALLPLLHQLLTIKEKQGGLYGFYILYVTPLRALNRDVFKRIEGLCHHIGLTVSVRHGDTSQYFRRKQSLNPPSLLITTPESLQAILPGKRLRYNLKTVFTVVVDEVHELADSKRGVQLSLALERLERLVGKPIRRIGLSATVGNPREVALLLGGMRHHTKTIWAGYRNREFKLQVEMPTPTKTDYELSKKIVYPAHSTARLRRIVEHINAHRSTIIFTNTRSFAEILGAKMHLLDPDFEFDVHHGSLSKSIRHAAEDRLKTGQSRAIIATSSLELGIDIGYADLVIQYSSPREVSRALQRTGRAGHAIGKISEGIFISTVNIDDITESGVILRRARSNKVEPADIPTNAWDVLCHQIAGILLDMGEIDVSGLLEIVQSAYPFHSVDEEQLETILSFMIQQKLARRESDSVKMGYRTRQYYYENLSMIPDIRQITAVDSVTRKSIGVLDEDYVADNVETGSVFIIRGRPYQVVTIEENEVLCAPISEKGSEAPRWVGEMIPVPYEVASEVADVWNKIATENREKSLAELTTRYGLSADASSHLYEMISKSMSVLGVLPDKNRLVIESFGETIVIHAPFGTMTNEALGIVIASLLTTQTGIDVAVERDPYRILLTASELLHAEDVKSILGGYNREQVSFILRLALRKTQTFASRFIHVARRMRIIKKDARIKDIPVKYLMNAYGETPVFDEAMQEVLREKMDENRMGDIFEDIAAGKRKLVIVRTEEPSPLAKLILERQSRFEVMGELTEEDEILRLLETRLRSSRLRLVCLSGDWDSVRTISTLDDPITCPLCGSKMVAVTSTSDTALRTIIRKRKGGKPLSKEEEKKFRGAMLSATMVSTYGKLALLTMAGRGIGPTTASRILTPSSAKDRLQLLRAIAKAEKTYAQTRQFWD, encoded by the coding sequence ATGGATGTGTTTGCAAGTCTTGATTCGCGGATAAGTCAATTTTTGAGCCATCAAGGAATAACTAGTCCCACAGATATTCAACAGAAAGCAATTCCATCCATTTTGGACACAGACGAGAATCTTTTGCTTTTGGCCCCAACTGGCACTGGTAAAACAGAGGCTGCATTATTACCGTTACTTCATCAATTATTGACGATAAAGGAAAAACAGGGAGGTCTCTACGGATTCTATATCCTATATGTGACACCATTACGTGCTCTTAATCGGGATGTGTTTAAACGCATTGAGGGATTATGTCACCACATTGGCCTTACTGTATCTGTACGCCATGGTGACACAAGTCAGTACTTCCGTAGAAAGCAGTCACTTAATCCACCCAGCCTGCTAATCACAACTCCCGAGTCACTACAGGCAATCCTACCGGGGAAGAGATTACGATATAATCTCAAGACCGTCTTTACGGTGGTTGTGGATGAGGTCCATGAACTGGCAGATAGTAAAAGGGGAGTTCAACTTAGTCTTGCATTAGAGCGTCTAGAAAGACTAGTTGGGAAACCCATTCGTAGAATTGGTCTCTCGGCAACGGTGGGCAATCCAAGGGAGGTCGCCCTTCTTCTGGGAGGAATGCGACATCATACCAAAACCATCTGGGCAGGATACAGAAACAGAGAGTTCAAACTTCAAGTAGAGATGCCCACTCCGACCAAGACGGACTATGAATTAAGTAAAAAAATAGTCTATCCAGCACATTCTACAGCACGTCTGCGTCGAATTGTGGAGCATATTAACGCACACCGGTCAACAATCATTTTTACAAATACAAGGTCTTTTGCAGAGATCCTTGGGGCAAAGATGCACCTCTTAGATCCCGATTTCGAATTCGATGTGCATCACGGATCATTATCCAAGTCAATTCGCCATGCAGCAGAAGACCGACTAAAAACAGGACAATCGCGAGCAATTATTGCCACTTCGAGTCTTGAGCTGGGAATAGACATTGGATACGCCGATCTGGTCATCCAATATAGTAGTCCACGAGAGGTCTCACGCGCGCTCCAACGTACAGGCCGAGCGGGGCATGCGATTGGAAAAATCTCAGAGGGCATATTTATCTCAACTGTCAATATTGATGATATAACAGAGTCAGGAGTCATCTTGCGACGCGCGCGATCCAATAAAGTAGAACCTGCGGACATCCCGACTAATGCATGGGATGTGCTCTGCCATCAAATCGCAGGAATTCTTCTTGACATGGGGGAGATTGATGTGAGTGGCCTCTTAGAGATAGTGCAATCCGCATATCCATTCCATTCAGTCGATGAAGAGCAACTTGAAACCATCCTATCATTCATGATCCAACAGAAACTAGCACGACGCGAGAGCGACTCGGTCAAGATGGGATATAGAACACGGCAATATTACTACGAGAACCTAAGCATGATTCCAGACATTAGACAAATTACAGCAGTTGATAGTGTCACCCGAAAGAGTATTGGAGTTCTTGATGAGGATTATGTCGCAGATAATGTCGAAACAGGTTCGGTATTCATTATACGGGGCAGACCATATCAAGTGGTCACAATCGAGGAGAATGAAGTACTATGTGCACCTATCAGTGAAAAGGGATCAGAAGCCCCACGATGGGTTGGCGAGATGATCCCGGTCCCCTACGAGGTCGCCAGTGAGGTTGCCGATGTATGGAACAAGATTGCCACAGAGAATAGAGAGAAATCATTAGCCGAACTTACTACACGATATGGCCTCTCAGCAGATGCTTCAAGTCACCTGTATGAGATGATTTCTAAGTCCATGTCCGTATTAGGCGTCCTCCCGGATAAGAACAGACTTGTGATCGAGAGTTTTGGAGAGACAATAGTGATCCATGCCCCCTTTGGAACGATGACTAATGAGGCATTAGGAATTGTGATCGCATCGCTCCTCACAACACAGACAGGAATCGATGTTGCAGTGGAACGCGATCCCTATAGGATTCTTCTCACTGCTTCGGAGCTGCTTCATGCTGAAGATGTAAAGAGCATCCTTGGCGGATATAATAGAGAACAGGTCTCATTCATTCTGAGGCTGGCATTGCGTAAGACACAGACCTTTGCATCCCGTTTCATTCATGTTGCTCGTCGGATGCGAATCATAAAGAAAGATGCACGCATCAAAGACATTCCAGTCAAGTATCTCATGAATGCCTATGGCGAGACCCCAGTCTTTGATGAGGCTATGCAAGAGGTCTTACGCGAAAAGATGGACGAGAACCGAATGGGGGACATCTTTGAGGACATAGCAGCAGGAAAACGCAAGTTAGTGATTGTTCGAACAGAAGAACCCTCACCTCTGGCAAAATTGATTTTGGAGAGGCAATCCAGATTTGAGGTAATGGGGGAACTCACCGAGGAAGACGAGATCCTCAGATTGCTTGAAACAAGACTACGGTCAAGTCGACTCAGGTTGGTATGCTTGTCGGGGGACTGGGACTCGGTCCGTACCATATCGACTCTTGACGATCCAATCACATGCCCGTTGTGTGGTTCCAAGATGGTTGCAGTAACATCGACCAGTGACACAGCATTAAGGACCATTATCCGAAAGAGAAAAGGGGGAAAACCTCTATCAAAAGAGGAGGAGAAAAAATTTAGAGGCGCAATGCTCTCAGCAACAATGGTATCCACATACGGAAAACTTGCATTACTGACAATGGCCGGAAGGGGTATTGGCCCAACTACAGCCTCAAGGATTTTGACACCTAGTAGCGCCAAGGACCGACTGCAATTGTTGAGAGCCATAGCAAAGGCGGAGAAGACATATGCACAGACAAGACAGTTCTGGGATTGA
- a CDS encoding transcription elongation factor: MGRRRRQKVIRRPQKRIPDVYPCPECGNTAIKIELYRDNGMAVVKCGSCGLEMVIDEVNSLTEAVDVYGSFIDRFYEERKVTA; the protein is encoded by the coding sequence TTGGGAAGACGACGCAGACAAAAAGTGATCCGAAGACCACAGAAGAGAATCCCCGATGTCTATCCATGTCCTGAATGCGGTAACACTGCAATTAAGATCGAACTCTACCGTGACAATGGCATGGCCGTGGTCAAATGCGGATCATGTGGACTTGAGATGGTCATTGATGAGGTCAACTCTCTCACAGAAGCAGTTGATGTGTATGGGAGCTTCATCGATAGATTCTATGAGGAGCGAAAAGTCACAGCATAG